In Nostoc sp. GT001, a genomic segment contains:
- a CDS encoding lysophospholipid acyltransferase family protein gives MSKKQHFLNKKTGWSLDERDPKFIESLMPLFGFLYHYYFQVKTSGWENIPPQQKVLFVGSHNGGLAAPDMVMMMYDWFRRFGVEKPIYGLMHPKAWQVSTPLAQLVAKAGAIIAHPKMAYTALRSGASVLVYPGGAEDVFRPHYLRNKIYLAGRQGFIKLALRENVPIVPVISWGAHDTLIVIADCYKFVQQLHEWGMPWLLGIDPEVFPIYLGLPWGLAIGPLPNIPLPVPMYTRVCPPIVFERYGREAASDRYYVNECYELVVSQMQQELDNLINLTAKTNSL, from the coding sequence ATGTCAAAAAAGCAACATTTCTTAAACAAAAAAACCGGTTGGTCTTTGGATGAGCGAGATCCAAAGTTCATAGAATCTCTGATGCCCCTATTTGGGTTTTTGTATCACTACTATTTCCAAGTTAAAACTAGTGGCTGGGAGAATATTCCACCCCAGCAAAAAGTCTTATTTGTTGGTTCGCACAATGGCGGACTCGCAGCCCCAGATATGGTAATGATGATGTACGACTGGTTCCGAAGATTTGGTGTAGAGAAACCCATTTATGGTTTGATGCATCCCAAGGCTTGGCAGGTTAGCACGCCACTAGCGCAACTGGTCGCCAAGGCTGGAGCAATCATCGCTCATCCAAAAATGGCTTACACAGCCTTGCGTTCTGGAGCGAGTGTGCTAGTTTATCCCGGTGGAGCCGAAGATGTCTTCCGACCGCATTATTTACGTAACAAAATCTACCTTGCGGGGCGACAAGGATTTATCAAGTTAGCATTACGGGAAAATGTGCCAATTGTGCCTGTGATTTCCTGGGGCGCTCACGATACACTCATTGTCATCGCTGACTGCTACAAATTTGTACAGCAACTCCACGAGTGGGGGATGCCTTGGCTATTAGGTATCGACCCAGAAGTTTTTCCAATCTATCTCGGACTGCCTTGGGGATTAGCAATTGGCCCGTTGCCCAATATTCCATTGCCAGTGCCCATGTATACGCGGGTTTGTCCGCCAATTGTATTTGAACGCTACGGTAGAGAAGCAGCTAGCGATCGCTACTATGTCAATGAATGTTATGAATTAGTTGTTAGTCAGATGCAGCAAGAGTTAGATAACTTAATAAACCTAACTGCTAAGACCAATTCTCTTTGA
- a CDS encoding MoaD/ThiS family protein gives MSKSVITVTVKLFAAYQEAFRVSELVLEFPNSMPVKAVCDRLIAEHPELSQWRDITRFGINLIFVEPDTLLQDGDEVVLIPPVSGG, from the coding sequence ATGTCTAAATCTGTAATTACTGTTACCGTCAAATTGTTCGCTGCTTATCAAGAAGCCTTTAGGGTTTCGGAACTAGTGCTGGAATTTCCTAATAGTATGCCAGTCAAAGCAGTATGCGATCGCCTCATAGCTGAACACCCTGAACTCTCACAATGGCGCGATATAACCCGTTTTGGGATTAATTTGATATTTGTCGAACCAGATACCCTACTACAAGATGGGGATGAGGTTGTGTTGATTCCACCAGTCAGTGGCGGCTAG
- the gatC gene encoding Asp-tRNA(Asn)/Glu-tRNA(Gln) amidotransferase subunit GatC produces the protein MIDQEQVHKVANLARLELTPEEEKQFTTQLGSILDYIEQLNELDVSNVLPTTRAIDVSNITREDELQPYPDRESILNSAPEQEGEFFKVPKILNAE, from the coding sequence ATGATTGACCAAGAACAAGTTCACAAAGTAGCTAATCTTGCTCGTTTAGAATTGACTCCAGAAGAAGAGAAACAATTCACTACCCAGTTGGGAAGTATTCTGGACTATATCGAACAATTGAATGAACTTGATGTCAGTAATGTGTTGCCAACAACACGTGCAATTGATGTCAGCAATATTACACGAGAGGATGAATTACAACCCTATCCTGACCGAGAAAGTATTCTGAATAGTGCGCCTGAACAGGAAGGCGAATTTTTCAAAGTACCAAAAATCCTCAATGCTGAATAG
- a CDS encoding photosystem I assembly protein Ycf3, whose protein sequence is MPRTQKNDNFIDKSFTVMADIILKILPTNKKAKEAFVYYRDGMSAQAEGEYAEALEYYEEALTLEEDTNDRGYIFYNMGLIYASNGDHNKALELYHQAIELNPRMPQALNNIAVIYHYQGEKEKEAGDNEAGEALFDQAADYWIRAIRMAPNNYVEAQNWLKTTGRSQIDVFF, encoded by the coding sequence ATGCCAAGAACACAAAAGAACGATAATTTTATTGACAAATCCTTTACTGTGATGGCGGATATTATTCTGAAGATCCTGCCAACCAACAAAAAAGCGAAAGAAGCGTTTGTTTATTATCGAGATGGTATGTCGGCCCAAGCGGAAGGGGAATATGCTGAGGCATTGGAATACTATGAAGAAGCTCTAACACTAGAGGAAGATACCAACGATCGCGGCTATATTTTCTACAATATGGGGCTAATTTATGCCAGCAATGGCGACCACAACAAGGCTTTAGAACTATATCATCAGGCAATTGAGTTAAACCCACGTATGCCCCAAGCCTTGAACAACATCGCTGTGATTTACCACTATCAAGGCGAAAAAGAAAAAGAAGCTGGAGATAATGAGGCTGGCGAAGCACTTTTTGACCAAGCAGCAGACTATTGGATTCGTGCGATTCGCATGGCCCCCAATAACTATGTCGAAGCTCAAAACTGGCTAAAAACCACTGGGCGATCGCAAATTGACGTATTCTTTTAG
- a CDS encoding SOS response-associated peptidase, whose product MCGRFTLNQSAEGLSEVFHVELVPDLAAEYNIAPTQMVATVLQNTESEKREFKQLYWGLIPSWAKDAGMGAKLINARAETVAEKPAFRSAFKHRRCLVLADGFYEWQRQQGKKQPFYFRLQDGQPFGFAGLWERWRSPANEEIISCTILTTAANELLQPIHERMPVILEPQDYDLWLDSQVQTAQTLQQLLRPYPAPAMIAYPVSTLVNNSRHNSSECIVPLSEKNAPANQLN is encoded by the coding sequence ATGTGTGGAAGATTTACTCTAAACCAGTCGGCAGAAGGATTGTCTGAAGTTTTCCATGTCGAGTTAGTTCCCGATTTGGCAGCGGAATATAATATTGCGCCTACGCAAATGGTGGCAACAGTGTTGCAAAATACCGAAAGCGAAAAGCGGGAATTTAAGCAGTTGTATTGGGGATTAATTCCGTCATGGGCGAAAGATGCAGGAATGGGGGCAAAGCTGATTAATGCTAGGGCAGAAACTGTTGCTGAAAAACCCGCTTTTCGTTCGGCTTTTAAGCACAGACGCTGTTTAGTGTTAGCTGATGGCTTTTATGAGTGGCAACGCCAACAAGGTAAGAAGCAGCCATTTTATTTTCGTCTTCAAGATGGGCAACCCTTCGGTTTTGCAGGTTTGTGGGAGAGATGGCGATCGCCTGCTAACGAAGAAATAATCTCTTGTACAATTTTGACAACGGCAGCTAACGAATTACTCCAACCCATCCACGAGCGGATGCCAGTGATTCTGGAACCACAAGATTACGATTTATGGCTAGATTCTCAAGTGCAAACAGCCCAAACTCTACAGCAGCTATTGCGTCCCTATCCAGCGCCAGCAATGATTGCATATCCAGTTAGCACCTTGGTAAACAACTCTCGACATAATAGTTCAGAATGTATCGTACCCCTCAGCGAGAAGAATGCCCCCGCAAATCAGTTAAATTAA
- a CDS encoding glutathione S-transferase family protein, with protein sequence MELLHLYDFLPSGHGYKIRLLLTQLGMPFERIELNILKGETRTPEFLSKNPNGKIPVLEIESGKYLAESNAILVYLSEGTEFLPYDRFLRAQVLQWLCFEQYSHEPFIATSRFWISILGKTEEYSEAIKQKREPGYAALNLMNKHLTSQDFFVGERYTIADIALFAYTHVADEGGFDLTQYAAIQAWIERVKTQPRYISITEA encoded by the coding sequence ATGGAACTACTGCATCTGTACGATTTTTTACCTTCTGGTCATGGTTATAAGATACGTCTTTTATTGACACAACTAGGTATGCCTTTTGAGAGGATAGAGCTTAACATCTTGAAAGGCGAGACTCGAACACCAGAATTTTTAAGTAAAAATCCTAACGGTAAGATACCTGTTCTGGAAATCGAGTCAGGGAAATATTTGGCAGAATCAAATGCCATATTGGTTTATCTAAGTGAAGGTACAGAGTTTTTACCTTATGACCGCTTTTTACGAGCGCAGGTGCTGCAATGGTTATGTTTTGAACAATATAGCCATGAGCCTTTTATTGCTACATCAAGATTTTGGATTTCTATTTTAGGTAAAACTGAAGAATATAGTGAAGCAATCAAACAAAAACGCGAACCAGGCTATGCAGCACTTAACTTGATGAATAAACACTTAACTTCTCAAGATTTTTTTGTGGGAGAACGTTACACGATTGCTGATATCGCTTTGTTCGCTTACACTCATGTAGCTGATGAAGGTGGGTTTGATTTAACACAATATGCTGCTATCCAAGCTTGGATAGAAAGAGTCAAAACTCAACCAAGGTATATCAGTATTACAGAGGCATAA
- a CDS encoding DUF167 domain-containing protein, whose product MQKKVKVKPNSKQHKIEEQPDGSLTVYLKSPPVDGKANEELIKLLADKFDVPKSHIRIKSGFSSRQKLMEIDTNT is encoded by the coding sequence ATGCAAAAAAAAGTCAAGGTTAAACCTAATTCAAAGCAGCATAAAATTGAAGAACAACCTGATGGTAGCTTGACTGTTTATTTAAAATCGCCCCCAGTTGATGGTAAGGCTAATGAAGAGTTAATTAAACTATTAGCGGATAAATTTGATGTACCGAAGTCTCATATCAGAATTAAGTCAGGTTTCTCCTCTCGGCAAAAGCTGATGGAAATTGATACGAATACCTAA
- a CDS encoding DUF2809 domain-containing protein, whose protein sequence is MLRYRNQTILIIISVLIVVLMGFLFKYYNGPAHHWFNDYGAAVFYEIFWCLFAFWFFRTRAAVIQIPIWVFAITCILEFLQLWHPPLLEQIRATLIGKLLLGTTFVWWDFPHYVLGSVLGWLWLRQLHGIGYAKKSQG, encoded by the coding sequence ATGCTTCGATACCGTAACCAAACAATATTGATTATTATTTCTGTACTCATCGTTGTACTGATGGGATTTTTGTTTAAGTATTACAATGGGCCTGCCCATCACTGGTTTAATGACTACGGAGCAGCTGTATTTTACGAAATATTTTGGTGTCTGTTCGCATTTTGGTTTTTCAGAACTCGTGCAGCAGTAATCCAAATTCCTATATGGGTTTTTGCGATCACCTGTATACTAGAATTCTTGCAACTTTGGCATCCGCCACTATTAGAGCAAATTCGCGCCACCTTGATAGGTAAATTGTTACTTGGTACGACCTTTGTTTGGTGGGATTTTCCTCATTATGTATTGGGTTCTGTTTTAGGCTGGTTGTGGCTGCGACAATTACATGGAATAGGTTATGCAAAAAAAAGTCAAGGTTAA
- a CDS encoding calcium-binding protein, protein MVFGTINPDTINGSLGNDTIVGWASGGKANSASGNDILNGLAGNDSLAGGTANDSLNGGDGNDTLDGGTGNDTLKGGAGSDTFKGSQGNDNIDGGDGIDTADYTQLGQTINLSGVGTIQKAGGLGKDLLFKVEKVIANPKVANNTIDASQSLPGVSIVVNLQTQSLAANNVPGLGRLSFTAVNFDNVIGTNGNDSITGDNQNNRLSGNKGNDTLDGGVGIDTLNGGEGDDTYIVDTTLDTITEAANSGTDNVRSSVNYILGSNLENLRLREGGNITGIGNSFNNFLFGNTSNNTLNARAGDDTLDGNNGDDILNGEDGNDSLQGGPGNEILNGGSGNDILIGTFPNSPFPPGLGETDTLTGGTGVDRFILGDAENVFYDDNNIMNPGFGDLAIITDFNSSQDRIELNGFSQDYRLQVVGSNTRIFLDKLGAEQDEIIGIVQGVVGLTLDSDNFTFL, encoded by the coding sequence ATGGTTTTCGGTACTATAAATCCTGATACGATAAATGGAAGTTTAGGAAATGACACCATAGTTGGTTGGGCTAGTGGTGGTAAAGCCAATAGTGCCTCCGGTAACGATATCTTGAATGGCTTGGCTGGTAACGATTCCCTCGCAGGTGGGACAGCGAACGACAGCCTAAATGGTGGAGATGGCAATGATACACTTGATGGGGGCACAGGAAACGACACTCTAAAAGGTGGTGCAGGTAGTGATACCTTCAAAGGCAGTCAGGGTAACGACAACATTGATGGTGGAGATGGCATTGATACCGCAGACTACACTCAACTAGGTCAAACTATTAACTTGTCAGGTGTCGGAACTATTCAAAAAGCTGGGGGATTGGGAAAAGACCTACTCTTTAAAGTAGAAAAAGTTATTGCTAATCCTAAGGTTGCCAACAATACCATAGATGCATCCCAATCTTTGCCTGGGGTATCTATCGTCGTTAACCTGCAAACCCAAAGTTTAGCCGCAAATAACGTTCCTGGTTTAGGAAGATTGTCATTTACCGCAGTCAACTTTGATAATGTCATCGGCACAAATGGAAATGACAGCATTACTGGCGACAATCAAAATAACCGATTATCTGGTAATAAGGGCAATGACACACTTGATGGTGGTGTAGGTATTGACACTTTGAATGGGGGAGAAGGTGACGATACTTACATTGTTGACACTACTCTAGATACCATTACAGAGGCTGCGAATTCAGGTACAGATAACGTCCGGTCTTCTGTAAACTACATACTAGGATCCAATCTGGAGAATCTGAGGCTGAGGGAAGGTGGCAACATTACCGGGATAGGTAACAGTTTTAACAACTTTCTTTTTGGTAATACTTCTAATAACACTCTAAATGCAAGAGCAGGCGACGATACCCTAGACGGTAATAATGGCGATGATATCCTCAATGGTGAGGATGGCAATGATAGCCTACAAGGCGGGCCCGGCAATGAAATACTCAATGGGGGGTCTGGAAACGATATCCTCATCGGTACTTTTCCTAATAGTCCATTTCCACCTGGATTAGGGGAAACTGACACCTTAACTGGCGGGACTGGGGTAGATAGATTTATCCTGGGGGACGCTGAAAATGTTTTCTACGACGATAACAACATTATGAATCCTGGTTTTGGAGACTTGGCTATTATTACTGACTTCAACTCTAGCCAAGACCGAATTGAACTCAACGGATTTTCACAGGATTACCGCTTGCAAGTTGTTGGAAGCAACACACGAATATTCTTAGACAAACTGGGAGCAGAGCAAGATGAGATCATCGGTATTGTGCAGGGGGTAGTGGGTCTCACACTTGATAGTGACAATTTCACTTTTCTATGA
- a CDS encoding DUF4157 domain-containing protein, giving the protein MKSLKSPSSSFSNSQAPEQTPQLAYKPFGGQTQKASFTPVTQMDVENEAFAEEKMEAAGLELQAKHRTITPEGHERLTVLQAKMDQSLTSRLEKATRFGHNFANIPVRRPDTPTPIQAKLTIGEPGDKYEQEADQTARQVMQKIHQPLSGKLQREELPDDEEELQMKPEGSIQREELLEEVQMKSWGETPSLQREELPEEELQMKPLGTSSQIVNEVKYPSKQLGHDISRISLRRPQTKLTVNEPGDIYEQEADNIAQLVMQRMSVGREALPEKEDQLQMKSLAGSITPLVQRQGGGRTAATSELETSIQQARGNGQPLADDIKQPMEQAFGADFGSVRIHTDAQSNRLNESIQARAFTTGQDVFFRQGEYSPGSDAGKELLAHELTHVVQQNGSAVQPKSLYVASKENKLQTKVPTTSAGYGLAIQLRENFQKPSDEDKQKKLESKTDTENGEQQNQPTTEKHQATPTPPDNGGNAATDPPPTKKVGAAVTQKQVEVGGNQPKEPESKDTKVNTEKVDSQQQAQNKGADVGKGAADLPGGNAGKAIAALPGTNVAITADDGKKAPTSPEDDPAFKAVVGTTKEVAGLEKKHPPANSKAQEAQAAAQPPGNEVDSKAQANQVGEMQQAPTPGFDAAAFKAKLMERIADMAPKNLEEADNFKNNNKLDSVKGDLSGQVKEEQKSSQGQLEEKTKEKPDASGIEAKQVTPLPKNEPGTAPTGVDADKAAPKSKGQAEVEAPLQDDSKKLDQQMKEADVTEEQLANSNEPEFQGALAAKKDAQTNAQEAPPQYRQKEQGILATAQATAEATAQQHLQAMHGIRTQNLGQVGEQQIGAKSKDEQARTKVAGDINKIYDKTKGKVEKTLGELDGQVIQAFDAGAADAKIAFEDYVGKRMDDYKSDRYSGILGPGKWLIDKLFGMPSEVNAFYQEGRQLYINQMDGVINKVVAIISKGLTQAKAEIASGKQEIQNYVNQLPQDLKGVGQQAAADIDNKFEELQQSVDDKQDELIDTLAQKYKENLEAVDARIEEMKAANKGFIQKAFDFIVGVIKTIIELTKMLLQVLARVAGVVGQILKDPIGFLTNLIQAVKQGFLNFMNNIGKHLQQGLIGWLTGTMAETGIEMPENFDLKGIFSLAMQLLGFTYEAIRAQAVKRLGEEKVSRLEQTVDVFQVLASQGVAGIWEFVQEKMGDLNALVIEPIKNFIIEKVITAGIEWILSLLTPASAFIKAAKAIYEIVKFFIERAQQIADLINAILDAIGAIASGAIDQAIKSVENALAKSLPVVISFLASLLGLDGIASKVQAIFRKLRKPMEKAVDWVIDKGAKAFKKVGNKVKNSKFGKKAGELKDSAKEKYKAGKQWVEDKKEAGQQWIEDKKEAAKKWVEEKKGAMKDKFGEAGNKVKDKLKFKNKKDGKYTSNVQAGLKQLHQEEVKYAKDGKLKQKDAKAVANTVKKNNSVFKSITVLDAGDKWKYKYVIQRGTEDSQLKKGNVVSQFKLAPGGIEAHEGHKILTSSGKEKTIHILSKHGPSVVEADLQERLDAMKTQFRDKRDQNILLNKTKIEATQQRLVTAENRKAKQKNPNKVTELEAKIQSNKDNIAKLQQEIADWQAIDENNRDAVFEALNKWSTSGMPTYRATKFTDIGKMKTAINIALQDNQQKIDASFIEQGVSKAKGTSLKIEHHFTGDNLGIGYELNQQMQVVKIEVPLNNMVMIIAISDESKFEYKVETAYLTP; this is encoded by the coding sequence ATGAAATCCCTCAAAAGTCCCTCATCCAGCTTTTCTAATTCCCAAGCACCAGAACAAACTCCTCAATTGGCCTATAAACCGTTTGGCGGCCAAACTCAAAAAGCATCTTTTACGCCCGTGACACAAATGGACGTAGAGAATGAAGCTTTTGCAGAAGAAAAGATGGAAGCAGCTGGATTGGAATTACAAGCCAAGCATCGGACGATTACGCCAGAGGGACACGAACGGCTGACTGTATTGCAAGCCAAGATGGATCAATCATTGACTTCTCGACTGGAAAAAGCAACTCGATTTGGTCATAACTTTGCCAATATTCCAGTCAGAAGACCAGATACACCAACACCAATTCAAGCAAAGCTGACGATTGGGGAGCCTGGAGATAAGTACGAGCAAGAAGCCGATCAAACGGCGCGTCAGGTGATGCAAAAAATTCATCAGCCACTGAGTGGGAAACTTCAGCGAGAAGAATTACCTGATGATGAAGAAGAATTGCAAATGAAGCCAGAGGGCAGTATTCAGCGCGAGGAACTGCTAGAAGAAGTACAAATGAAATCTTGGGGAGAGACTCCCTCGCTGCAACGGGAGGAACTACCAGAAGAAGAATTGCAAATGAAGCCGCTTGGTACTTCATCCCAGATAGTGAATGAGGTAAAATATCCAAGCAAACAGCTTGGACATGACATTAGTCGAATATCATTGCGGCGTCCACAAACAAAACTGACAGTTAACGAGCCTGGAGACATTTATGAGCAGGAGGCTGATAACATCGCTCAGTTGGTGATGCAGAGGATGAGCGTAGGTCGGGAGGCATTACCAGAGAAAGAAGACCAATTACAAATGAAATCTCTGGCAGGTTCTATTACCCCTTTGGTGCAGCGTCAGGGTGGAGGAAGAACAGCAGCAACATCTGAGCTAGAAACTTCAATCCAACAAGCACGTGGCAATGGGCAGCCGCTGGCAGATGATATCAAGCAACCAATGGAGCAAGCATTTGGGGCTGATTTCGGTAGTGTTCGGATTCATACTGATGCTCAATCTAATCGCTTAAATGAATCTATACAAGCTCGTGCTTTTACCACAGGGCAAGATGTGTTCTTCCGTCAGGGCGAATATTCTCCTGGAAGTGATGCAGGCAAAGAATTACTGGCCCATGAGTTGACGCACGTTGTCCAGCAGAATGGCAGTGCAGTGCAGCCAAAATCTCTTTATGTAGCATCAAAAGAAAATAAACTTCAGACAAAAGTGCCGACAACCTCTGCGGGGTATGGGCTAGCTATCCAACTGCGAGAGAATTTCCAAAAACCAAGTGACGAAGATAAGCAAAAAAAATTAGAGTCTAAAACTGATACAGAAAACGGCGAACAACAAAATCAGCCTACAACAGAAAAACATCAAGCTACCCCGACACCCCCAGATAATGGTGGGAACGCGGCAACAGACCCACCTCCAACAAAAAAAGTTGGTGCAGCAGTAACTCAGAAACAAGTTGAGGTTGGGGGAAATCAACCAAAAGAGCCTGAGTCAAAAGATACCAAAGTTAATACAGAAAAGGTCGATTCTCAACAGCAAGCTCAAAACAAAGGAGCAGATGTAGGTAAGGGAGCCGCAGATTTACCTGGAGGAAACGCAGGGAAAGCGATCGCAGCATTACCAGGAACAAATGTAGCCATTACAGCAGATGATGGTAAAAAGGCTCCCACTTCCCCTGAAGATGACCCAGCATTTAAAGCGGTAGTCGGCACAACAAAAGAGGTTGCAGGACTTGAGAAAAAACACCCACCTGCCAATAGCAAAGCCCAAGAAGCCCAAGCGGCAGCTCAACCTCCAGGTAATGAAGTAGACAGCAAAGCGCAAGCCAATCAAGTTGGGGAGATGCAACAAGCCCCAACACCAGGATTTGACGCTGCCGCCTTCAAAGCCAAATTGATGGAGCGCATTGCTGATATGGCTCCCAAGAACTTGGAAGAGGCGGACAACTTTAAAAATAACAACAAACTTGACTCTGTTAAGGGCGATTTGAGCGGTCAGGTTAAAGAAGAACAGAAAAGCTCTCAGGGTCAGTTAGAAGAAAAAACTAAAGAAAAACCTGATGCCAGTGGGATTGAGGCTAAACAAGTAACACCACTGCCAAAGAATGAGCCAGGGACAGCGCCAACAGGCGTTGATGCAGATAAAGCTGCACCCAAATCTAAAGGACAAGCTGAGGTCGAGGCACCACTGCAAGATGACAGTAAAAAACTTGACCAGCAGATGAAAGAGGCGGATGTTACCGAGGAACAATTGGCAAACTCCAACGAACCGGAGTTTCAAGGGGCACTTGCAGCCAAAAAAGATGCTCAAACTAATGCACAAGAAGCGCCGCCACAATATCGCCAAAAAGAGCAAGGGATACTCGCAACTGCTCAAGCTACGGCAGAAGCTACAGCCCAGCAGCATTTGCAAGCAATGCACGGTATCCGTACCCAAAACCTGGGCCAGGTAGGGGAGCAGCAGATTGGAGCCAAGAGCAAGGATGAGCAAGCACGGACAAAAGTTGCTGGTGATATTAATAAGATTTATGACAAGACCAAAGGCAAAGTTGAGAAAACCCTCGGTGAACTAGATGGGCAAGTTATACAAGCCTTTGATGCTGGTGCTGCTGACGCAAAGATTGCCTTCGAGGATTACGTTGGCAAGCGGATGGACGATTATAAGAGCGATCGCTACAGTGGCATTTTGGGACCAGGAAAATGGTTGATAGACAAATTGTTTGGTATGCCCTCAGAGGTGAACGCCTTCTATCAAGAGGGACGGCAGCTTTACATTAATCAGATGGATGGTGTCATTAACAAAGTTGTCGCCATTATTAGTAAAGGACTGACCCAAGCCAAAGCAGAAATAGCCAGTGGTAAGCAGGAGATTCAGAATTATGTTAACCAACTACCGCAAGACTTAAAAGGAGTTGGTCAACAAGCTGCCGCAGACATTGACAACAAATTTGAAGAATTGCAACAAAGTGTTGACGATAAGCAAGATGAGCTAATTGACACCCTAGCGCAGAAATACAAAGAAAATTTGGAAGCTGTTGATGCCCGCATTGAAGAGATGAAGGCAGCAAATAAAGGTTTTATTCAAAAAGCTTTCGACTTCATTGTGGGAGTCATCAAGACGATCATTGAACTGACCAAAATGCTTTTGCAAGTGCTAGCGCGAGTTGCTGGCGTAGTTGGGCAAATCCTCAAAGACCCGATTGGTTTCTTGACTAATTTGATCCAGGCGGTGAAGCAAGGCTTCCTCAACTTTATGAATAATATCGGGAAGCACCTCCAGCAAGGATTAATCGGCTGGCTGACAGGCACAATGGCAGAAACTGGTATTGAAATGCCAGAAAACTTCGATCTCAAAGGGATCTTTAGCCTAGCAATGCAGCTTTTAGGCTTCACTTATGAAGCAATTCGTGCCCAAGCTGTGAAACGATTGGGTGAAGAAAAGGTCAGCCGATTGGAACAAACTGTTGATGTATTTCAAGTCTTAGCCAGTCAGGGAGTGGCTGGGATTTGGGAGTTTGTCCAAGAGAAGATGGGCGACCTCAATGCTTTGGTAATCGAACCCATCAAGAACTTTATTATTGAAAAAGTAATTACAGCCGGGATTGAGTGGATTCTCAGCCTGTTGACTCCGGCTTCAGCATTCATCAAAGCTGCTAAGGCGATTTATGAGATTGTCAAATTCTTTATTGAACGCGCCCAGCAGATTGCCGATTTAATTAATGCGATACTGGATGCGATTGGTGCGATCGCTAGTGGTGCGATCGATCAAGCAATCAAAAGCGTTGAAAATGCCCTAGCAAAATCTTTACCAGTCGTCATCAGTTTCCTAGCAAGTCTTTTGGGCTTGGATGGAATTGCTAGCAAGGTTCAAGCAATCTTCCGCAAACTGCGTAAACCGATGGAAAAAGCAGTTGATTGGGTAATTGATAAAGGCGCAAAGGCGTTTAAGAAAGTTGGTAACAAGGTTAAGAATAGTAAGTTTGGTAAGAAGGCTGGAGAACTGAAAGATTCGGCGAAGGAGAAATATAAAGCCGGTAAGCAGTGGGTTGAAGATAAGAAGGAAGCTGGTCAGCAATGGATTGAAGATAAGAAAGAAGCAGCTAAAAAATGGGTTGAAGAGAAGAAAGGAGCAATGAAAGATAAGTTTGGCGAAGCTGGCAATAAAGTCAAAGACAAGCTTAAGTTTAAGAATAAAAAGGATGGAAAATATACTTCTAATGTGCAAGCAGGATTAAAACAGCTTCATCAAGAGGAAGTTAAGTATGCTAAGGATGGCAAACTCAAACAAAAGGATGCTAAGGCAGTTGCGAATACAGTTAAGAAAAATAATTCTGTTTTCAAATCAATAACAGTTTTGGATGCTGGAGACAAATGGAAGTATAAATATGTTATCCAAAGGGGAACCGAAGATAGCCAATTAAAGAAAGGCAACGTCGTTTCTCAATTTAAACTAGCACCTGGTGGTATCGAAGCTCACGAAGGTCATAAGATACTTACATCATCAGGTAAAGAAAAGACGATACATATTTTGAGTAAACACGGACCTTCAGTGGTCGAAGCTGACTTGCAAGAGCGTTTAGACGCTATGAAAACCCAGTTTCGTGACAAGCGCGATCAAAATATACTGTTAAATAAAACTAAAATTGAAGCGACTCAACAGAGATTAGTAACCGCCGAGAATAGAAAGGCTAAACAAAAAAATCCAAATAAAGTAACTGAACTAGAAGCAAAAATTCAAAGTAATAAGGATAACATTGCTAAGTTACAGCAAGAAATAGCCGATTGGCAAGCTATAGACGAAAATAATCGAGATGCTGTTTTTGAAGCTTTAAATAAATGGAGCACATCGGGTATGCCTACCTATCGTGCTACAAAGTTTACGGATATCGGCAAAATGAAAACTGCTATCAACATAGCTTTACAAGATAATCAGCAAAAAATTGATGCAAGTTTTATTGAACAAGGAGTATCAAAGGCGAAGGGAACATCTCTAAAAATAGAACACCACTTTACAGGTGATAATTTAGGAATAGGATATGAACTAAATCAACAGATGCAAGTTGTTAAAATAGAGGTTCCTTTAAATAATATGGTTATGATTATAGCCATATCAGATGAAAGTAAATTTGAATACAAGGTAGAGACTGCATATTTAACACCGTAA